Within the Zea mays cultivar B73 chromosome 10, Zm-B73-REFERENCE-NAM-5.0, whole genome shotgun sequence genome, the region ATCATTCTTCTCCCTTGCTAGCTCTCGGCTTTGCATTGCATCAGCGGACCATACGTAGTGCTTTAGTTTGAGCTAACTAATGAGCTGACCTAATCACATACAGGCAGGGCTTTCATCAGCTATACTATTACTATAGGAAGGAGCACGTAGAAAATGGAGCACGAGTGGCTAGCTGGCTCCCTCCTAGCAGCAGCTAGCACATGCAGCTATATATAGCGTCAAGAAGGTCAATGGCATTTAACCATTGCACTCGATGATGTCTAGTAGTACTACTAGCAGGATGGATCGGAGGAGTAGACCGACCGCATGCCTCGAGTGTTACAAAGTCGTCTTGCTGTCAACTCAAATGTTCCCTGCTCTTCATCAACAGATCTCTTCGCTCGTCGCTTACAGTCCCGAGACATGAACTAATCATGACCAACATTCATGCATTGCATGCCCAGTCGTCTTCCCGGCCGGCCATGTCAACACTCAACAGCTGCCTTCAATTTACTACTGTTACTACTGCAAAGCACGAGCAACCATGCGTCATGATTTCATGCACACATGGGTGAGATTGGAGCTCTCCTAGTTGAGTTCATAGCGCGTTTATCTGGATGACACACTATACATCAGAAAAGGTGCCCCTGATTTATCTGTATAACACACTATACAGTGGTAATTAAAGACAAAAAAAAAAAGTTACCTTCAACAGCTAGCTCTCCTATTTGATTCTTTATCTTATATCTCATTTAAAATTTTCACTCTCTACAAACGGTGCTAAAATTTCATTCTATGTAGTCATTATTACTATCTACAGTGAAAAACAGCATCTTGCGACCACATTCAACACAGCCTCATTTCCTAGCTCCGTGAATTCAGGTCTTTCTCGACTATTGACTCCACGGGATGCATGATGGGACCATGCATATATGGCTGATGATGTTGCCGAGATATATATCTCGAGGATTTGGATTACATTATTTGCCCGCCGATTTGATAGGTTGACCTGAGAACCCGAGCATTGCAGGCACAGCTTCGTCCTTCTGCATACCCAGAAACAATCATGATGACGACGAGGCAAGAAGTGCAGTTGCTGTCAGGGCAGCCTATATATCCGCTCTccttccttccttccttccttcctTCCAGTGAACTTAAGTGAAGGCTGTGATCGACGTGTTGATGTGATGCATTTCATCATTGCTAGTACAAGGAGAAAGAAAGATCGTGTCTGGATTCTCACAAACCctcttttttattattatttccgTGTTTTAGAGGAGaagaagaataagaaaaggacagGTGCGAAGCACGTATTTAGGAACCTGTGGTATTGCACTGTACTACAGTACAGCGTACTACTGCAGGCATGGAGGAGAGTTGATTAGGGACAGAGCACTTGCTCAGCATGGCCTGTTACGCACGCAGTGCACAGTACTCTGGGGGTAGTCAAGAGTGCCAGGCCAGGCGAGGATATCTCCTCTTCCGTGAATGGAGTTTACGTACGGTGAGCGTACGCATACACCAGCAAGCACATCTGCATCCCTGCCAGCAGCAGCAGTCAAGGGAGAGAGCATTTATTAGCATTGGTCGGTGCTCGGCTTCTACTGATCTTTAAGAGCTTTGAACAATGGCTGGGGCTTCACGTTGTCCCTTCCTGGCTTCCCAGTTCAATCTCTTCAAGAGCTTTGAACAATGGCTGGGGCTCATGCATGCTATACATGCATGGTGTATGCAGTATGGTACTCTCTCTCTCCAGTATAGTTTTTTCAGTTTTATTATTAAACCGTCAAGAATGCGATTGATATAGATACGAAGTTTTGGATCCATGAGGCTAAAATGACTGACtaaaattatagaaatttaaTAGAATGTAATCGTACAATCAGGATATAAGAGTAAAGGATAGTTTTTAaaaatatatgtatatatttaGAGGAGGTAAGAGGATTATTTAAAAAAATATTTTATAAGATGCTCTCATACTAATATATAGAGTTTTGCATACAATATATAcctttccaaatttaaactgtaaCAAATAAGGGAACAAATCAAGTGTATATGATGCTATATCATGACCATTTATATTAGATCTAATGTTTTTGGATGCTCTGTATATTATTTTACGAAGAATATATTTCGAGCCAGGTGTAAGTGGTGGATGGTAGTTGTGGAGATGTTTTTTTTGCAAAATATACATGGTTCTTAGATATTAGATCTATGGTGGATAGTTATGCATGGTTTAATATGTAAATCCAGGGGCGGATTTCCGACCGGGGCTGCCTGGGCTGTAGCCCCAGTCGCGGCCCAACAACGAGAGGCCCAGCCCCTAAGCCGCCACACGCCAGCCCAGCGCCTCAGCCGCGACCGCGAGCCCTGGGCCTGTGCTGCGCCTACCCTAACCAGTAACTAGTCGTCGCCGCGCCAAGGAGACACCCAGAGACGCCGGCATCGCGCTTCTGCGCCACCGCCCAGGCACGAGGCGCCCACGGCCCCATGCCCCGACCCGACGGCTCGACGCCCCGGAGCACCGCCACTGGCCGCCGCGCCCGCACGCCCGCACCTCGACTGCTCGGCACCTCGCCACATCGCTAGCTCGCCTAGTTGCCTGGAGCCGCCGCCCACCGAGGCCGAGCCGGACCGCCGGTCACCGGACGAGCTGAGGTGCGAACTGCGGAGCCCGGAGGACCAGAGCAGCAGACAGCCCGTCACCGCGCCACGCCCGAGCAGCCGTGCGGTGCGAGAGCGCTTCTGCGGTTATGCCCGATCGAGTTTGATTTGAAGTTTTAATTTGAATTTGATTATTTATTTGATAGTGATCTCATGTAGTCATATTTAATTGTAGGAATTATAAGATGGACAAATTTTTTTTGTTTTAGCCTTAACTTAGTAGGTCCCTCTAATTGGATCAATCCTGGATCCGCTACTGTGTAAATCATATACAATATAGTCTCATATGATATGCTTTCAATAATAAATTAACCCCAAACTAGTAAACAGACACATTACTACATCTTGTCGCTTCGGTTGCAAGCTGGGTTGGCCGCGAGGCTGTTGATCCACACTTGGTCGGCAACCACGGGTTGGTCATCGTCGTTGCGGTGCCACGTCCAGAGCGCGTGCGTGGTGTTGACCACCTCGAGTCGGCCGTGGCCGAAGCTGGCCTCCCGGAACACCGAGATCGACGGCTGTGGGTCGATGAACTTGTCGGCTAGCCCCTCCCGGTTGCCGCCGTCGCCGATGGTGACGTAGACGGGGCCGCAGGGATCCTCCTTGCCGGCGTAGACGCGGTGGAACCGCTCGTACGCGTGGACGTGGCCCGCGAACACCGCGTCGACGCGCCGTGGTACAGCAGCGCCTCCATGGCGTCCCGCATGGCGTCGCCCTCCCCCTGGTGCACCTTGTTGCTGCTGTACCACGGCGCGTGCACGAGCGCCAGCACGAAGGCCGGCGGGGTGCCGCGGCGGCGGAGCGCCGCGAGGTCGGCGCGGAGCCAGCGGAGCTGCGCGCTCCCCGCGGCGTAGTCGGCGTAGGAGCCCAGCATGAGGACGTGCACGGCGCCGCCGGCCACGTCGAAGGAGTAGAAGAGGTTGTCGTCCGACGGCGGTGTGCCGTCGGCGGCATAGTCGTAGGGCATGCGCCACCGCGCGTTGTACGCCTTGAAGGGCCGCGGCTCCAGCAGCGGCAGGCGCTCGACCTCGTGGTTGCCCTGCGTCACCATCCAGGGCCGCGCGCTCGCCAGCGGCTCCACGAGGCGGCCGTACGAGTCCCACCGGGGCTGCACGAAGTCGGCGTACGACAGGTCGCCCGGGAGGAGGAGCGCGTCGTAGTCGGCGGCGGCGACGTGCTTGAGGGTGGACTCCGTCCACCCGGTCTGGCCTAGGTCCCCGACGACGACGAAGCGGAAGGGCAGCACGGCCGGTGGCGTCCGGAAGGAGAGGTCCCGCGAGGCGCTGCCGCTGCAGCGGTAGTAGTAGGTTGTGCTGGGCTGCAGCGGCCCGATGACGGCGTCGTGGATGCTGCCCGAGTGGTAGAGCACGTAGGAGTAGGACGTAGTGTTCCCCGTCGCGGAGAATGGGTACTGGCCGGAGGCCGTGCCGTAGTCGACAGTCGCCGGCGCGTCGGCCGCGGTGATCCACGACACTCGCACCTTGTCTGGCCCTACCAGTGATATGTGCACCTGGAATTCGCGAGGGATAAAATTTCAAACTGTTTGCAGGCGGAGAAAACGAAAGAAGCAGATGTTGCTCATGAGTCAAGACGACCGCAGCATGCACTAGTTAGCTCACTAACCTAAAGCTAACTTTTTTTCCATGCGGCGCCCGTGATTAGGCGTACCGGCACGCGTGCTGACACGTCGTGCACGCTGTGTGGACCCATACGACAGATGCCTAGTACGGTAATCCAATCCAACCAAACGTGCTGAGTGCAGACAAAATAATTCCTTCCTACCTTGAAATTTTCCCAGCACTACATGTATAGCAAAAGTAATATACGTGGAAAAGATAAAAATATGTATTCTCCTAATTTGGAACGGCATATGAGCCGTTAACAAGAGAAATGCCAAGCTGCATGTGCCACATGACGACCATGGGGCGTGTTCGGCAGGCtgcaagccgacactgttgcagctgtttggactgctgcagctgcaatccatagagagaaaaatactgtagaagccgcagccgcagccggattgcagccgcagcaagccgcagcgaacaagccgATGGATCATTGGATCTGTCAGGGACTAGCAGGATGCATGTTTGCTGCCCTCGTAACTAGGGATGGCAACCGGTACATATTCGTCGGGTATTACCATTCTATACCCGTACTTATAAAAAAAATTCTACCTGTCGAGTTACCCATATATactcgcgggtataaaatcttacccataccCGCACGTGTATTTTTACCCGTCGGGTAACCCGTACCCGCTAGGAAAGTCTTAAATTCTAATATAacaatcactcaaaatattaaataaacatataaAAACAACTTCAACTTCACATGTAACAAATTATATCATTACATAACTTGGTATCTAAACAAATGATAGCTAGAGAAGGGTTTTATTTTAGCTAAGATGGACTCTATTAGATGGTTATAGTTGTAATGATGCAGATATATTTTACCCATgggtagacgggtatgggtaATTCCAACTCgtacccgtctacccaacgggtagaggtTTTTACCCATTAACATACCCGCGGGTAGATAAATCATCCCATACCCGccttcatatcgggtaaaacccgTCGGGCATTCAGATTTCGGgtaccattgccatctctactcgcAACAGACAATCTTGTGTGCGCGTCCGAGATGGAAGGCCAACAAaaacttaggccctgtttggttcctttagtcattagactaaattttagtgactaaagtttactCGCTAAAGTAACCCGTTTGGTTCCAGTGACTAAACCAGACTAAAGAGCATTAATTGCTGTGAATAATGACTGTTTTACCCCTATTAATTAATGGATGTTTGCTATAAAAAGAAGGTAGAGAATACAAATAAGATAAAAATACTACTTTAGTCCCGTTTAGTCACTCCTTGGtgactaaagaactaaagtttagtcaccctACTTTAATCACCATGTTTATTTCTTTAgagactaaaagtgactaaattttagtcaccCCAAACCAAACGGGGCCTTACTCAAGCAATCGCAGGTATTTTCAGAATTATCCAGACAGCAACGCGGCGTACCTGCTGCGGCGTCTGGCCGTCGCTGCCGGCGTCCTGGAGCAGCGACAGCGTGGCCCTCGGCGGCGGCCGCACGTACGTAGACGTCACGGCGAGGGACGCCGGCAGCGCGAGGACGAGGAGCGCCAGCGCCGCCGTGGCCATTGATTGGCACAGCAGCAACCTGCTCTCGATCCTTCTGCTGCCTGAATCTAGACGGCTCTGCAGCAGCAGGCAAGCGGAAATGGAAAGAGGATGTGGGAAATTGGAATGGCTGGCACTGGACGGGGATGGTCACAGGCAGGCATTTATAAGCACAGCACAGCACGAGGCGAGGCGGCGGCCAGAGAAGCTTTTGTTTTGGGCGTctgaaagaagaagaaagaaacagGGAGGGGGGCAGAGAAGCTTTTGTTGACTGCTTGATGAGTGCAGTGCAGGGAGAGGGAACTAACTGCCAAACTCGGGTCGGGTGGGAGTGGGACGCCGTGCCGTGTTTCTTCGGCGGGCGGTGGGTTTTTGTTTCGGCGTTCGGCTGCCCTTTTGGGAGCACTGTTGCAGCTGCAAAATACTGTTGCAGCTGCAATCCCTAGAGATAAAATACTGTAGAAACCGCAGCCGCAGTCGGATTAAAGCCGCAGCGAACAGGGCAGCAGAAGTTTGACCACGCCACGCCACTAATGTCAGTCACGTCATGTGTGGACTGGAGATGAACCAACCGCAGCAGTTTGACCACGCACTTCTCATAGGAGCTTGTCGCGGTTTGTAACCCACGCAAGTAAATTTATATACGTCAAAATGGGTTTTCATGGAAACCAATTTGCTGCGGGAGTGCCGTAGTACATGTTTCCTCGTGGTTGTCTGCTCCTCCATATTGAAGAGGATTTTTCCACGTAAATCTTTGTGTCTATTTTATTTTTTAATAATAATTATTTAAAGTTTAAATATATGGTTCAGGTCTTACCAATATAGGTATCAACAAAATAATAATATGTCTTTCTCTTTATAATGACCACTATCTCACCTTTCTCTTTGAGCAAGATAAATCTTTTTTACCGTTTTTATATACATGTTACATTTTTAATACCTTACGTTTAAATGCATGAATGGCTACCATATATGTTGACATATTCATTGGAAGAGGCCATTCACCAACAACACCAGCAGTGCACAGCTGCCAACTGTTGTTGTTGCTTTTCTTTGTTTTTTTTACATTAACTCTTTGACTGTTTTTTCATTCGTAGGATGGTTGGTTAAATGACTATATCCGTATAGAGAGAAATATGAAAACCAAAATAGTATCGAGTCCGCATTGACATATTATTACGTTAGATACAATGTAATGACCTGCATAGACCAACTTATCAGGGCCAGGGATCATGAGCTCATGGCGTAGGGGGGTGAAGTGGGCCTACGAGTTCAAAGATGATAAATTAAGTTTCTTCACAATTGGCTTTGCCACCAGCCCATAAGCAATACGATAAAAGTGAAGGAACGGTTGCACGGACATGCATTGCAATCTTGCAACAAGGGCCATGACTATACTCCGCACCTAAGGCTACACATCTTAGTTTTTTTATTCTATACTACTGATATATAGTTGATCAAGAATCTTTGCAAACTGTGGAATATACTCCGCATCTAAGACAGTTTCATATTGTCAACCGTCTACAGGGTAAAACAACATTTTGTTTATCCATAAGTGACATATTCATTTGGAGAGGCCAAGCAGCAGTGACATATTCAACATTTGAAGGGCCATGACTATATAAGGCTACACATCTTAGTTTTTATTTTAGATTATTGAAATATATTTGTTCAAGAATCTTTGCAAACAGTGGAATATAAATATACTGTGCATCTAATTAAGGCTACAGTTATCAGCCTTTGTACACCCCACTTCTTATTTTAGGTTTCATATTGTAAACTATTTACAGTGCAAAACAATGTTTTATTTATTCATAAAGCAGGTCTAGTGATCCTAGTCTAATGTCACCAGCCTTTGCATTAGATATTTTTAGCTTATTGGTACTGGCTTAACCTAACACGCATGTGTAAGCATGAAATGATATTTTTCTTTTTCATTTGGTTATATTTGTTGGGTCTTTACGTGAGGTTGAAGGAAACACAATCTACTACTACCTCCGTTTATATATGATGTCATTGATTTTATTAAAAAAACTTTAACAGCTCATTTTGTTATAAAAAACCATGATATTTTTCTTTTTCAAGACTCGTCGTCGTATAAACTTGTATACGGACTCTAGGCCAACGACGAGTATCTATTACAAATATATACGGTATCAATTTCAAACAGAATATAACCAAGTTTTATATGCACAAAGTATATTTTCCATCGTATAATCTTGTATGAAACCTCGTGGGACTGGCCTAAGATGCTACTCCGGCAGGGGATAGTGTACGAGAGAGAAGGGGATTTCTCCGGAATCTTCCCTCGCGTCGTTGTCTGCTTGCCCCGGTGGGGCCCACGGTGGTGCGGCAGCGGTACTGGAATCCCACCGAATATTCGCAGGCCTTATCTCTTTTTGTTTTCTGTCTTGCTGGCGTCGTGGGcgtgagagagaataagtgagaaAAAGATTCGCTTCCTACGCGACGCCTCGACCTCGATTCCCCATTCCCTTCCCTTTTCCCCTCCCGCGCCtctgcctctctctctctctcgtcgtCTTCTACCGGCACGGCGCAGCACGGAGCATGGAGATggacccgccgccgccgccacccctgCACGCCGACCGCCGCCTCCGCTTCCGCGACTACCTGCTCGCGCTGGAGGAGGAGCGACGCAAGATCCAGGTGTTTCAGCGCGAGCTGCCCCTCTGCCTCGACCTCGTCACACAGAGTGAGTGCCCGCTCTCACGCTCATGCACAAGCTTCGTCTGCTTCGTCGTCGTCTGTCCATCATCATTCCATAATCCATATATAGTAACAATTTGTATACGTGGTGTGCGCAGCTATCGAGGGAATGAGGAGTCACATGGACAGCGTCGTCGTCGGCAGCGAGGAGACGGTGAGCGACCACGGCGGCCCCGTGCTCGAGGAGTTCATGCCGCTCAAGCCCACAACcctctcgtcctcctcctcccagCCCCAGTCCCAGGACGATCACGACAGCGCCCACTACCTTGAACACCGTCGCGCTGCCGCCGCCACGGCCAACGACGTTGTCGATGCCGACAAGGACGACGAGGCGCTGGGAGATCCGGAGACGGCAGCAGCCAGCAGCAGCAGGCCGTTGCCACATCCGGAGACGAAGAAGGCGATGCCGGACTGGCTGCAGTCCGTGCAGCTCTGGAGCAACCAACAACAGCCCTCCGTGTCCCCACCGCAGCACCAGGATGAGCTGCTGCTGCCGTGCAGGCCGGTGGCGCTCAACGCCTGCAGGAAGTCCGGGGGCGCGTTCCAGCCGTtcgagaaggagaagaagaaggaggacAAGGAGGAGAAGCAGCGCGCCGAGCTGGAGCTGCCGCTGCCGGCCGCGGCGAGCTCGGCCGTGGTCGGGGACAGCTGCGACAGGGCCGGCGCCACCGACACCGACACCGACACGGCCGAGAACAATAAGGCTAGCAGCACCAAAGGCGGCAAGGACAAGGAGGCTCAGCTGTCGTCGCAGGCGCCCAGCCGGAAGGCGCGGCGGTGCTGGGCCCCGGAGCTCCACCGCCGGTTCCTGCAGGCGCTGCAGCAGCTCGGCGGGTCCCACGGTTTGTTGCCTTGCTCACCCTTATCCTACCACCTCCTCATCACAGAAAACTTGTGTGGCTGTGTACGATTAGTCTAGTTAATAATAACAATTAATTAATCTAACCAATTGTGATGTGAAGATGCTAACGTATGCGCATACATTCATGCAGTGGCGACGCCCAAGCAGATCCGGGAGCTCATGAATGTCGACGGCCTCACCAACGACGAGGTCAAGAGCCATTTGCAGGTCAGGAGCTGCCTCGAAAAAAAAAAAGAGtggattttttttaattttttgcaGGTCATCAGTCATCAGTCATCAGTAGCATCTGTTCTCACTTCGCCCTTCATTTTGAACATCTTGGGCGGGCCTTCAGAAGTATCGTCTCCACACTCGGCGTCCgaactcggcggcggcggcggtccaGAGCGGCGGCACCAGCGTCGTTGCGCCGCCGGCCGCACCGCAGTTCGTCGTGGTGGGGGGCATCTGGGTGCCACCGCCGGAGTACGCTGCGGCAGCCGCAGCGCAGCCGCAGCAGGTGCACGTGCACCTAGCCGGCGACGCGTCGGGAACGACGACAACAGCCGCCGACAAGGTGTACGCGCCGGTGGCGACGACGTTGACGCCCGCACCGCGACCGCGACCGCGTCCGGGTCCGGAGAGGCAGTCGAGCAGCTGCTCCGGCGCGCGGCGCAATGGGGACGCCTGCTCTGGCTCGCCGGCcgtgtcatcgtcgtcgtcgcagACCGCCTCTGCCTAATGAAACGCCGTCGGTCGGTCCCCAGCTTGGCTTCTAATTTTAGCTGCTTACGTCCGGAGGTACAGACAGTCAGACGTACACACGTGGATATGCTAGCTTGAATACGATGTGATCCAGCATTTTGCTCTCTGTTTTTTGTGATTAAAGATAAAAGAAAGAAGAGTgataaaaaaaaaagaaaaggaatcatGCATCTGTTGAATATTTCGGCTCCTATAGAGCAGAGCGAATATTTTGCCGAAGCAGCGAATATCCAAACTCGTACGCTAGTAcaatacttgggggtggttccaATCCATGGCGACGGGAATGTTCCCCGGCTCGCTTGGAATATCCCGTGCCGATTCTTTTTTGGACCACCAACGGGATCTTGATGGTGGTGCCGGGGCCCGGCCCgggatagagatggcaatgggtacccgcgacccgatacccgatgattatttactccattagggtatgtatgtgggctaaatattctacccgtgggtctgttattgaGCAAAAATCTTCACctaatgggtaaacgggtattagaacgttccgccttcacccatacccgtgggtataaaatactcAATATAAACTTATCCAAAGCATgaacttggactttagtcatccaacttttttactatttaacaacaatttaatgaccatgtaatggaacatgtaatgtgctatgtagtactatcaTAATGTTattactttatccaattatctttggtgtgttgaatgaatggttaaatgatgctagaaaaatttgtaatggtatttatatggatatacttgacatttgtatagtataatattttgatagttgtttaatttttgtgggtacgggtgacccaaTGGGTGAtccatacccacatgggtatgggtatgggggtaaatccatacccgctagtgtatatgggtgacccggtGAGGTTATTTTTGTGTCGTGGGTATAGGTATGGGatagtaatacccggtgggtatttacccattgtcaTCTCTAGCCCGGGATATTCTTCGCGGCTCTTCGCCGCGCGCAATGGCCGTTCCGTCAAGGGCAGGGCCCCACTTGCCAGTTATCATCTTCTTCGCGGCTTCTTAACTGTGGGCTCCTCCCAGCACAGCTACGCACGTATTGCCCCCTCGAGGCACCCAAGGGCCAGGATTAGCTCTTGTCCAGATCTCAGCACAGGATATCCCATCTcgattcttggttttctggtggcaCAGGACCAAACCAAGATTTATGCTGTGGTGTGAAAAAATTGAAATAAAAGAATCAAGATAGGCTCAAGATTCAAGCTAAAGGTATCAAGATTCTACCAGGATTCGGCTGGCGAGGGCGACGATCTACCAGTTGAAGACGCTATAATCTGGGACCCAATCTCATCATCTATGGTGAACAACCGTAGGCTGAACCGGTGGCCCAATCAGCTGCGTAGCGAGGCCAACCGTGTAACGCTACTTCACCACGTGCCTGCCACGCTGGAACCTTGCATGCATAGACCATAGAGTCGATAGAACACTAGAACCTGATTGTCCGCAAGTCGGCGCACCTTTCGGTGTTTCTGTTGCTCGCACACGGTTGTGATCGATCGGACACCGCACCCCGTCCCTCTCTCGTGCATACATATACATCGACATGCCCACGTAGCCTGCGACACCGGCCGGCCCCGATCTATTGCTCGCGAAACCACACATACACCGCGATGGCCGGCGGCAACGCGTCGTGCAGCGTCCGCCCTGATCACGGAGGCAACGGCGACGTCGTCGCTACGGTGGAGAGAATCAGTCGCAGGCTAGCACGCAAGCAAGCAGACAACCAGGCGGTGGTGGACTTGATCCGCGAGCTGGAGGCCTTGCCCATGACATACGAGGCGCTGGAGGCCACAATGATCGGCCGCACCGTCAACGGCCTGAGGAAGACCGCGCCGTCCGCGCTGGCTCGCCTGCTCGCCGACACGCTCTACAGGCAATGGAAGGCTCTTGCCCACGAGTGGCACGCGAGCAGCAAGACGCAGCCGCAGACGGCGCCGCCAGAGGCTGATAACGGTATCAAGAAGCGTCCCTCTTTGTCATCGCCGCCGCCaaaggttgatgatgataaggACACCAGGAAGCGTTCCtcttcgccgccgccgccgcagcctgTCGACGCGCAACAGTCGGCTGCGCCAGAGGCCGACCGCGAGATGGGCGCCCCGCCGTCTACGACACGCGCGGCTTCCGTCATCAGGAAGCCGAACATCTTACGGTTCCGGATGGTCACCGTCACCGAGCCAGAGAAGCCACATCAGCGCCGCGTAAGGCTCATCCCGCTAGCGACACCAGACCCCGCACCGTCATCGAACGACGCAATGCAAAACGACGCCGACAACAAACAACAAGCCACGTGCTGCCCGGCGACGGCGGCGAGCCACCAGAGTACCAGTGCTGATAATGAGCATGTAGGTACGACCGACGCAACGCCCTTGACGACGGTCGTTAAGCCGTCGACTGCACTGCCGAACTCGGTCTCTTCGTCAGAGGCTTGCAAGCGCAAAGAAGAGGCTCCTACGGAT harbors:
- the LOC100193306 gene encoding transcription factor NIGT1 isoform X1; protein product: MEMDPPPPPPLHADRRLRFRDYLLALEEERRKIQVFQRELPLCLDLVTQTIEGMRSHMDSVVVGSEETVSDHGGPVLEEFMPLKPTTLSSSSSQPQSQDDHDSAHYLEHRRAAAATANDVVDADKDDEALGDPETAAASSSRPLPHPETKKAMPDWLQSVQLWSNQQQPSVSPPQHQDELLLPCRPVALNACRKSGGAFQPFEKEKKKEDKEEKQRAELELPLPAAASSAVVGDSCDRAGATDTDTDTAENNKASSTKGGKDKEAQLSSQAPSRKARRCWAPELHRRFLQALQQLGGSHVATPKQIRELMNVDGLTNDEVKSHLQVRSCLEKKKEWIFFNFLQVISHQSSVASVLTSPFILNILGGPSEVSSPHSASELGGGGGPERRHQRRCAAGRTAVRRGGGHLGATAGVRCGSRSAAAAGARAPSRRRVGNDDNSRRQGVRAGGDDVDARTATATASGSGEAVEQLLRRAAQWGRLLWLAGRVIVVVADRLCLMKRRRSVPSLASNFSCLRPEVQTVRRTHVDMLA
- the LOC100193306 gene encoding Transcription factor NIGT1; this encodes MEMDPPPPPPLHADRRLRFRDYLLALEEERRKIQVFQRELPLCLDLVTQTIEGMRSHMDSVVVGSEETVSDHGGPVLEEFMPLKPTTLSSSSSQPQSQDDHDSAHYLEHRRAAAATANDVVDADKDDEALGDPETAAASSSRPLPHPETKKAMPDWLQSVQLWSNQQQPSVSPPQHQDELLLPCRPVALNACRKSGGAFQPFEKEKKKEDKEEKQRAELELPLPAAASSAVVGDSCDRAGATDTDTDTAENNKASSTKGGKDKEAQLSSQAPSRKARRCWAPELHRRFLQALQQLGGSHVATPKQIRELMNVDGLTNDEVKSHLQKYRLHTRRPNSAAAAVQSGGTSVVAPPAAPQFVVVGGIWVPPPEYAAAAAAQPQQVHVHLAGDASGTTTTAADKVYAPVATTLTPAPRPRPRPGPERQSSSCSGARRNGDACSGSPAVSSSSSQTASA
- the LOC103640757 gene encoding LOW QUALITY PROTEIN: probable purple acid phosphatase 20 (The sequence of the model RefSeq protein was modified relative to this genomic sequence to represent the inferred CDS: inserted 1 base in 1 codon), with the protein product MATAALALLVLALPASLAVTSTYVRPPPRATLSLLQDAGSDGQTPQQVHISLVGPDKVRVSWITAADAPATVDYGTASGQYPFSATGNTTSYSYVLYHSGSIHDAVIGPLQPSTTYYYRCSGSASRDLSFRTPPAVLPFRFVVVGDLGQTGWTESTLKHVAAADYDALLLPGDLSYADFVQPRWDSYGRLVEPLASARPWMVTQGNHEVERLPLLEPRPFKAYNARWRMPYDYAADGTPPSDDNLFYSFDVAGGAVHVLMLGSYADYAAGSAQLRWLRADLAALRRRGTPPAFVLALVHAPWYSSNKVHQGEGDAMRDAMEALLYXRRVDAVFAGHVHAYERFHRVYAGKEDPCGPVYVTIGDGGNREGLADKFIDPQPSISVFREASFGHGRLEVVNTTHALWTWHRNDDDQPVVADQVWINSLAANPACNRSDKM